In a single window of the Pseudodesulfovibrio profundus genome:
- a CDS encoding ABC transporter permease: protein METFGLTIAAILLAGAPLVLATLGETLTEKAGIINLSLDGSILLAAMTAFAISTTFDNPWLGVVGGMAVGAGIAGVLGLIGIYLGQSQLAIGFILTLLSRDLAYFLGHSFSRQPGPDLGLWNIPGIGPIPLMGPIFSSQSPVVYIALATIFGCWWWMYRTEGGMRLRAVGESPRAAFGRGIRVRLVRLYYCLAGGALVGLAGAAFSLAVKPGWGRPQGCEGAGWIALAIVIFGGWHPVRAALGAFFFAGLQISGIYLQEIFPSIPAPVFQVAPFPMMILTLLAVNMGRMGWIQDIVRRHPFLNKFTGAWSVEAPAALGQDFDPKKGL from the coding sequence ATGGAAACCTTTGGTTTGACCATTGCCGCCATTCTTCTGGCTGGCGCACCGCTGGTACTCGCAACGCTGGGTGAAACACTCACAGAGAAAGCCGGTATCATCAACCTGTCCCTTGACGGCTCGATCCTGCTGGCCGCAATGACCGCGTTCGCCATATCCACCACCTTTGACAACCCGTGGCTCGGTGTTGTCGGAGGCATGGCTGTTGGCGCAGGCATTGCCGGAGTGCTCGGCCTGATCGGCATCTACCTCGGCCAATCGCAGTTGGCTATCGGCTTTATCCTGACGCTCCTTTCCCGCGATCTGGCCTACTTTCTGGGCCACTCATTTTCGCGTCAGCCCGGACCGGACCTTGGTCTGTGGAACATCCCGGGGATAGGTCCAATCCCGCTTATGGGACCCATTTTCAGCTCGCAATCCCCTGTGGTCTACATCGCCCTGGCTACCATCTTCGGATGCTGGTGGTGGATGTATCGCACTGAGGGCGGCATGCGTCTGCGCGCCGTAGGTGAATCACCACGCGCCGCCTTTGGGCGAGGCATTCGTGTTCGACTGGTCCGTCTGTACTACTGTCTCGCAGGAGGCGCGCTGGTCGGTCTGGCCGGGGCTGCCTTCTCACTGGCCGTCAAACCGGGCTGGGGACGCCCTCAGGGCTGCGAGGGAGCGGGCTGGATCGCACTGGCCATCGTTATTTTCGGCGGCTGGCATCCGGTACGTGCAGCACTTGGTGCATTCTTCTTTGCCGGTTTGCAGATTTCCGGCATCTATCTACAGGAAATCTTCCCATCCATCCCCGCGCCCGTCTTTCAGGTCGCCCCCTTCCCCATGATGATCCTCACGCTCTTGGCCGTGAACATGGGAAGAATGGGCTGGATTCAGGATATAGTCCGACGCCATCCGTTCCTCAACAAGTTCACTGGAGCATGGTCCGTGGAAGCACCTGCCGCCCTCGGTCAGGACTTTGATCCCAAAAAGGGACTTTGA
- a CDS encoding ABC transporter ATP-binding protein codes for MNETPFIRCEEISRIFQKKLDFAAKLARKMGAQITRERVQAVDGVNLDIMLGEVVGLVGESGCGKSTLGRMVCGILPQSSGNIYYKGKNVTEMTPKEHLDYAINVQMIFQDPFASLNPRKRVKSIIGEAPLYHGLTTAKELDGYLDGVMEQCGLDPSYKNRYPHQFSGGQRQRIGIARAMAVDPECLVCDESVAALDVSIQAQILNLFMDLREKHNLTCLFISHDLGVVEHISDRIAVMYLGRLVEIAKVDELFDAPFHPYTKALLAEVPRLDKRAVEFSALEGEIPSPLDPPSGCHFHPRCPYVMDVCREEVPLRREIAPGRYACCHLDS; via the coding sequence ATGAATGAAACTCCGTTCATCCGCTGTGAAGAGATCAGCCGGATATTTCAGAAGAAACTGGACTTTGCCGCCAAGTTGGCCCGCAAGATGGGGGCACAGATCACCCGTGAACGCGTTCAGGCTGTCGATGGTGTCAATCTGGACATCATGCTTGGCGAAGTAGTGGGTCTGGTTGGCGAGTCCGGCTGTGGTAAGTCGACCCTTGGCCGTATGGTCTGCGGGATTCTTCCCCAGTCATCCGGCAACATTTACTACAAGGGCAAGAACGTGACCGAGATGACTCCCAAGGAGCATCTTGACTATGCCATCAACGTTCAGATGATATTCCAGGACCCGTTCGCCTCCCTGAACCCAAGAAAGCGCGTCAAGTCGATCATCGGTGAAGCGCCGCTGTACCATGGCCTGACTACCGCCAAGGAATTGGACGGCTATCTTGATGGCGTCATGGAACAGTGTGGACTCGATCCGTCCTACAAGAATCGGTACCCGCACCAGTTCTCCGGCGGTCAGCGCCAGCGCATCGGTATCGCCCGCGCCATGGCCGTGGACCCGGAATGTCTGGTTTGTGACGAATCCGTGGCTGCTCTGGACGTATCCATTCAGGCCCAGATTCTGAACCTGTTCATGGACCTGCGCGAGAAGCACAACCTGACGTGCCTGTTCATTTCTCACGATCTCGGTGTTGTGGAACACATATCCGATCGGATCGCTGTCATGTATCTGGGACGACTGGTTGAAATTGCCAAGGTCGATGAATTGTTCGACGCACCGTTCCACCCCTACACCAAGGCGCTGCTTGCCGAAGTGCCGCGACTGGATAAGCGTGCGGTCGAGTTCTCGGCTCTTGAGGGTGAGATCCCGTCCCCCCTCGATCCGCCGTCAGGCTGTCACTTCCACCCGCGCTGTCCGTACGTCATGGACGTCTGTCGCGAGGAAGTTCCCCTGCGTCGCGAGATTGCTCCCGGCCGTTACGCCTGCTGCCACCTCGATTCATAA
- a CDS encoding ABC transporter ATP-binding protein, which produces MSAPLLDIKDLQTNFYTRAGVVKAVNNISLTINKGEVIGIVGESGSGKSVTGFSIMGLVDQPGRIAGGSIKFKGRELVGQSEAEWRAFRGNEVAMIFQDPMMTLNPVLRIDTQMIEAIRAHEKVSRDEARRRSIEALAMVGIPSPEERIKAYPHQFSGGMRQRVAIATGLLNNPDLIIADEPTTALDVTIQAQILSEMQKLCKKTDMALMWITHDLTVIAGLAHRVAVMYAGTIIEEGPVQDVLDDPQHPYTEGLIGSVPSRNRRGEPLYQIPGMTPSLINLPEGCPFRMRCPRSSDVCLQEPPVTVREDGRKYRCFHPGKQS; this is translated from the coding sequence ATGAGCGCACCACTTCTCGATATCAAGGATCTCCAGACCAATTTCTACACCCGTGCCGGTGTGGTCAAAGCGGTCAACAATATATCCCTTACCATCAACAAAGGTGAAGTCATCGGCATTGTCGGTGAGTCCGGCTCGGGCAAATCCGTTACCGGCTTCTCCATCATGGGGCTGGTGGACCAGCCCGGCAGGATTGCCGGCGGTTCCATCAAGTTCAAGGGGCGCGAGCTGGTAGGCCAGTCCGAGGCCGAGTGGCGTGCGTTTCGTGGTAACGAAGTTGCCATGATCTTTCAGGACCCCATGATGACCCTCAATCCGGTGTTGCGAATCGATACGCAGATGATCGAAGCAATCCGCGCCCACGAGAAGGTCTCCCGCGACGAAGCGCGCAGGCGATCAATCGAGGCGCTGGCCATGGTCGGTATCCCGTCCCCGGAAGAGCGCATCAAGGCGTATCCGCATCAGTTCTCCGGCGGTATGCGGCAGCGTGTGGCCATTGCCACCGGACTGCTCAACAACCCGGATCTGATCATCGCCGATGAACCGACAACCGCCCTTGATGTGACCATTCAGGCCCAGATCCTGTCCGAGATGCAGAAGCTCTGCAAGAAGACGGATATGGCGCTCATGTGGATCACCCATGACCTGACCGTCATTGCCGGTCTGGCCCATCGTGTGGCCGTCATGTACGCCGGAACCATCATTGAGGAAGGTCCGGTGCAGGATGTGCTCGATGATCCGCAGCATCCGTATACGGAAGGGCTGATCGGGTCGGTTCCCAGCCGCAACAGGCGCGGTGAACCGCTGTATCAGATTCCGGGCATGACTCCCTCGCTGATCAACCTGCCGGAAGGGTGTCCGTTCCGCATGCGCTGTCCGCGTTCTTCGGATGTGTGCCTTCAGGAACCGCCGGTTACGGTCAGGGAAGACGGACGAAAATATCGCTGCTTCCATCCCGGCAAACAATCGTAA
- a CDS encoding ABC transporter permease has protein sequence MAVESESLFWQAVKEFFESRVATIGLIVLAAVISVALLAPYISPQNPYDLMSIDIMDSKLEPGSSSFDESVTYILGTDSQGRDMFSSILYGLRISLGVGVLSTVIALVVGAIIGLWAAYVGGKTDAFIMRTVDLQLSFPAILVALILLAILGKGIDKIILALVIVQWAYYARAIRSNVLVERNKEYVEAAKCLALPQRRIMFGHVLPNCTPELIVISTVKVAGAIALEATLSFLGLGMPITQPSLGLLIANGFKFLQSGYYWISVYPGLALLILIVTINLVGDRLRDVLNPRLKR, from the coding sequence ATGGCAGTAGAATCCGAATCCCTGTTCTGGCAGGCCGTCAAAGAGTTTTTCGAGAGCCGTGTAGCGACCATCGGATTGATCGTCCTTGCGGCGGTCATCTCTGTGGCCCTGCTGGCACCGTATATATCCCCGCAGAATCCCTATGACCTGATGTCCATCGACATCATGGATTCCAAGCTCGAACCGGGCAGCTCGTCATTTGACGAGTCGGTCACGTACATTCTGGGTACCGACAGCCAGGGCCGCGACATGTTCAGCTCCATCCTTTACGGACTGCGCATTTCGTTGGGTGTTGGCGTATTGAGTACAGTGATCGCCCTTGTTGTCGGTGCGATAATCGGCCTGTGGGCCGCCTATGTGGGTGGGAAAACCGATGCCTTCATCATGCGAACGGTTGACCTCCAGTTGAGCTTCCCGGCCATTCTGGTGGCGCTCATCCTGCTGGCGATTCTTGGAAAGGGGATCGACAAGATCATCCTGGCCCTTGTTATCGTTCAGTGGGCCTATTACGCCCGCGCCATTCGAAGCAACGTGCTGGTGGAGCGAAACAAGGAGTACGTGGAAGCGGCCAAATGTCTGGCCCTGCCCCAGCGGCGGATCATGTTCGGTCATGTCCTGCCCAACTGTACGCCGGAGCTTATCGTTATCTCCACGGTGAAAGTCGCCGGTGCCATTGCGCTGGAAGCGACCCTTTCCTTCCTTGGTCTGGGTATGCCGATCACACAGCCCTCACTAGGCCTGTTGATCGCCAACGGCTTCAAGTTCCTTCAGTCCGGGTATTACTGGATCAGTGTCTATCCCGGTCTGGCCCTGCTTATTCTGATCGTGACCATCAACCTTGTGGGTGACCGGTTGCGCGACGTTCTGAATCCGAGGTTGAAACGATGA
- a CDS encoding ABC transporter permease: protein MLAFLIRRISQSVVVLLVMSVLVFVGVFYIGNPIDILIAPDASPAEYARAVKELGLDRPLWEQYFVFLKGALQGNFGNSFVYNEPALQIILDRLPATLELAFTAMFMAVFLGIPLGMIAGIQHDNWIGRNIMSFSILGFSLPTFWVGLMLIIVFSVHLGWLPSGGRGETTSFLGMQVSFLSWEGLSYLILPATNLALFKTSLAIRLSRAGVQENLQMDYVKFAKAKGLSNTRIIGLHVMKNIMIPVVTVLGMELGNLIAFAVVTETIFAWPGMGKLVIDSIGVLDRPIIVAYLLITVTMFIFINLIVDILYSILDPRVRLGDER, encoded by the coding sequence ATGCTAGCATTTTTAATTAGACGCATATCCCAGAGCGTAGTGGTACTCTTGGTCATGTCGGTATTGGTTTTTGTCGGTGTGTTCTACATCGGCAACCCCATCGACATCCTGATCGCCCCTGACGCCTCGCCTGCCGAGTATGCCCGCGCCGTCAAGGAGCTGGGGCTGGACCGGCCTCTCTGGGAACAATATTTCGTATTTCTGAAAGGGGCCCTGCAGGGGAATTTCGGCAACTCCTTCGTCTACAACGAACCAGCCCTGCAGATTATTCTCGACCGCCTGCCCGCCACCCTTGAGCTGGCATTCACCGCCATGTTCATGGCTGTCTTCCTGGGCATCCCGCTTGGCATGATCGCGGGTATCCAGCATGACAACTGGATCGGTCGCAATATCATGTCCTTTTCGATTCTTGGCTTCTCGCTGCCTACCTTCTGGGTCGGCCTAATGCTGATCATCGTCTTTTCGGTTCATCTGGGATGGCTGCCGTCAGGAGGACGGGGCGAGACCACGAGCTTCCTCGGCATGCAGGTCAGTTTCCTGTCGTGGGAAGGGCTGTCGTATCTGATACTTCCTGCCACCAACCTCGCCTTGTTCAAGACATCGCTGGCCATCCGGCTGAGTCGTGCAGGTGTTCAGGAAAACCTCCAGATGGACTACGTGAAATTCGCCAAAGCCAAGGGATTGTCCAACACCCGTATCATCGGGCTGCATGTCATGAAGAACATCATGATCCCGGTCGTCACCGTGCTTGGTATGGAGTTGGGTAACCTCATTGCTTTCGCGGTTGTTACCGAGACCATTTTCGCCTGGCCCGGCATGGGCAAGCTGGTCATCGATTCCATCGGTGTCCTTGATCGTCCCATCATCGTGGCCTACCTGCTCATTACGGTGACCATGTTCATTTTCATCAACCTTATCGTCGACATACTCTACTCGATCCTTGATCCAAGAGTACGGCTCGGCGACGAACGCTAG
- a CDS encoding ABC transporter substrate-binding protein, whose product MSSINRSSGCQPISGRDIVSKKATEGKGTEDFNSGVAAIGTGPYKLVDWARGDKLVYERNDNYWGDKPEWTKITVRPISNDGTRVAALKSGDVDLINFVPPADTKHLKKADNVTVSMSPSTRLIYLHVDSDRDDSPMVFGNDGEKIKNPLKDVRVRKAISKAINREAIAARIMEGLAIPAAQMLPEGYEGTSPNLKPEQYDPKGAKALLAEAGYPEGFRLTIHGPNDRYINDADIAQAIAQMLTKVGIKTEVNTMPKALYFGKASALEFSLMLVGWATDTGEHSNCVGSLLHTYDKEKGFGSSNRGRYSNPVVDQKLEEALVTVDPEKHNELLIESVEAGMNDLGIVPIHFQVSVWGTKKGLTYNGRTDGYTLPHEIKAQ is encoded by the coding sequence TTGTCTTCCATAAATAGGTCCTCTGGGTGTCAACCTATTTCAGGACGGGACATTGTTTCCAAAAAAGCCACCGAAGGAAAGGGTACTGAAGACTTCAACTCCGGTGTAGCCGCCATCGGTACCGGTCCCTACAAGCTGGTGGACTGGGCTCGCGGTGACAAGCTCGTATACGAACGCAACGACAACTACTGGGGTGACAAGCCCGAGTGGACCAAGATCACCGTTCGTCCCATTTCCAACGACGGTACCCGTGTTGCCGCCCTCAAGTCCGGCGACGTGGACCTGATCAACTTTGTTCCCCCGGCAGATACCAAGCACCTGAAGAAGGCAGACAACGTCACTGTTTCCATGTCTCCTTCCACTCGCCTGATCTACCTGCACGTGGACTCCGATCGTGATGATTCCCCGATGGTTTTCGGCAATGACGGCGAAAAGATCAAGAATCCGCTCAAGGACGTTCGTGTCCGCAAGGCCATCTCCAAGGCCATCAACCGCGAAGCCATCGCCGCCCGCATCATGGAAGGCCTGGCTATCCCCGCAGCCCAGATGCTGCCCGAAGGCTATGAAGGCACTTCCCCGAATCTGAAGCCCGAGCAGTACGATCCCAAGGGCGCCAAGGCTCTCCTCGCTGAAGCCGGCTACCCCGAAGGTTTCCGTCTGACCATCCACGGTCCCAATGACCGTTACATCAACGATGCCGACATCGCTCAGGCCATCGCCCAGATGCTGACCAAGGTCGGCATCAAGACCGAAGTCAATACCATGCCCAAGGCCTTGTACTTCGGTAAGGCTTCCGCTCTGGAATTCTCCCTGATGCTGGTTGGCTGGGCCACTGACACCGGTGAGCACTCCAACTGTGTCGGCTCCCTGCTGCACACCTACGACAAGGAGAAGGGCTTCGGTTCTTCCAACCGCGGTCGTTACTCCAACCCGGTGGTTGATCAGAAGCTCGAAGAAGCACTGGTCACCGTCGATCCCGAGAAGCACAATGAGCTGCTGATCGAGTCTGTGGAAGCAGGTATGAACGATCTGGGTATCGTGCCCATTCACTTCCAGGTTTCCGTTTGGGGCACCAAGAAGGGCTTGACCTACAACGGTCGCACCGACGGTTACACACTGCCGCACGAAATCAAGGCCCAATAA
- a CDS encoding IS3 family transposase (programmed frameshift) has translation MEDKSKQRVRRTQRDYTMAFKLSVVAQVEKGEMTYKQAQALYGIQGRSTVLKWLRKHGTLDWSKSMVHSRKDPKARETPVQKIKRLEKELEEEKIKTALLNKMIEISDREFGTSIRKKPYPRAARSLQRERQISLSACCRQLGVSRQSVYQAEKRHDAREAMYQEAKAMVLNVRTRMPRLGTRKLYHLLKDAFSAKGIRLGRDGLFSLLRREHMLIKRRKNYTKTTNSKHWLKKHPNLLKDVQPRCPEQVFVSDITYVNTREQTCYLSLVTDAFSRKIMGYNVSRDLSAESTTKALDAAVENKRRRVNTIHHSDRGLQYASSVYQRKLQESGMVPSMTDGYDCYQNALAERMNGILKQEFMVTKCNDFAELNTLVRESVEIYNSQRPHLSLGMRTPNDVHESGCGASPTA, from the exons ATGGAAGACAAATCCAAACAGCGAGTTAGACGCACCCAACGCGATTACACGATGGCCTTTAAATTGTCGGTTGTGGCACAGGTGGAAAAGGGCGAGATGACGTACAAGCAGGCTCAGGCTCTTTATGGTATTCAAGGGCGAAGCACTGTGCTGAAGTGGCTCAGGAAGCACGGCACCCTTGATTGGAGCAAGTCCATGGTACATTCCCGAAAAGACCCAAAAGCCAGAGAAACACCGGTCCAGAAGATCAAACGGCTGGAGAAAGAGCTTGAGGAAGAAAAGATCAAGACCGCGCTTCTCAATAAAATGATTGAGATTTCCGACCGCGAGTTTGGGACTTCTATAAGAAAAAAGC CTTACCCCCGAGCTGCACGAAGTCTTCAGAGAGAAAGACAAATAAGCTTGTCTGCTTGTTGCAGGCAGCTCGGGGTCAGTCGGCAGTCCGTGTATCAGGCTGAAAAGCGCCATGATGCACGGGAAGCCATGTATCAGGAGGCAAAGGCCATGGTCCTGAACGTGCGGACCAGGATGCCCCGCCTTGGGACTCGAAAGCTGTACCACCTGTTGAAGGACGCATTTTCCGCAAAGGGAATCAGGCTCGGACGTGATGGGTTGTTTTCCCTGCTGCGGCGAGAGCATATGCTCATCAAGCGACGGAAAAACTATACAAAGACAACCAACTCGAAGCATTGGCTAAAAAAGCATCCCAACTTGTTGAAAGATGTTCAACCGAGATGTCCTGAGCAGGTGTTCGTAAGCGACATTACCTACGTGAATACACGTGAGCAAACATGCTATCTGTCGCTGGTGACAGATGCATTCAGCCGGAAGATAATGGGATACAACGTGAGCCGGGATCTCAGTGCGGAAAGCACAACCAAAGCGCTGGACGCGGCAGTTGAAAACAAGCGAAGGAGGGTGAATACAATTCACCATTCAGATCGAGGACTCCAATACGCTTCTTCGGTCTACCAGAGAAAACTCCAGGAATCCGGCATGGTTCCTTCCATGACAGATGGCTATGACTGCTATCAAAATGCCTTGGCGGAACGGATGAATGGAATTCTGAAGCAAGAGTTCATGGTCACCAAATGCAACGACTTTGCAGAGCTCAATACCCTGGTGAGGGAATCCGTTGAGATATACAATTCACAACGGCCACATCTCAGCCTAGGAATGAGAACGCCAAACGATGTACACGAATCAGGCTGTGGGGCTAGCCCCACAGCCTGA
- a CDS encoding ABC transporter substrate-binding protein has protein sequence MKRRLLISFVILASLLLGASVAMAKDLTLGLKGEPTSLDPHFHNVSQNNQMALYVFDKLILQDSRQKLYPGLAVSWEPVSDTVWEFKLREGVTFHDGSPFTAEDVKYTIERIPNVPNSPSSFSGAVSAVEKVEIVDPLTVRIHTAAPAPLTPRNFASFVIVSRPEIG, from the coding sequence ATGAAAAGAAGACTTCTGATCAGTTTCGTTATTCTGGCAAGTCTGCTGCTCGGGGCTTCCGTGGCCATGGCCAAGGATCTGACCCTCGGTTTGAAAGGTGAGCCGACCTCGCTCGACCCGCACTTCCACAACGTCAGCCAGAACAACCAGATGGCTTTGTACGTCTTTGACAAGCTTATCCTTCAGGATTCACGCCAAAAACTGTACCCCGGACTTGCTGTCTCCTGGGAGCCTGTCAGCGACACTGTTTGGGAGTTCAAGCTCCGCGAAGGCGTCACGTTCCATGATGGATCACCGTTCACCGCTGAAGACGTGAAGTACACCATTGAGCGCATTCCCAATGTGCCCAATTCCCCGTCCTCCTTCTCCGGCGCCGTGTCCGCAGTGGAAAAAGTCGAGATCGTGGACCCGCTGACCGTGCGTATCCACACCGCAGCTCCGGCTCCGCTGACCCCGCGTAACTTTGCTTCTTTCGTTATTGTGAGCCGTCCTGAAATAGGTTGA